The following proteins come from a genomic window of Salvia hispanica cultivar TCC Black 2014 chromosome 4, UniMelb_Shisp_WGS_1.0, whole genome shotgun sequence:
- the LOC125222703 gene encoding uncharacterized protein LOC125222703, whose product MDPCPYVRIAVGDLALNLPHNFYSKSKLRGFPSQLSDIPCGGAVDARIHACFTLNKSELEKLVEKSSKFSCLKIKIYQRSGDEGSGCGLVMKSSKMLGCVEVQLDVKSIVESSGYNRACPIRSGWIPIRSGADVDVKLHLNVRAEPDPRFVFQFDGEPECSPQIFQINGNLVKQPVFTCKFTFRNCSERNSRSRCSISTSERGAGAWCLGLNKEEGGEVGEERKGWSITIHDLSGSPVAAASMVTPFVPSPGADSVGRSNPGSWLILRPGYSAWKPWGRLEVWRESANVCYRFELIPDGALDAIPLASSNVSAKTGGKFVVDITTGPTPMASPSSSFDFSSGCGSSSASGSGSWAHLLYRGFVMSSTVGGVKPVVEVGVQHVTCTEDAAAFVALAAAMDLSMDACRLFSQKLKKELRQPDLC is encoded by the exons ATGGATCCTTGCCCTTACGTGCGCATCGCCGTTGGGGATTTGGCCTTGAATCTCCCGCACAACTTCTACTCCAAATCCAAGCTCAGAGGATTCCCCTCTCAGCTCTCAGACATCCCATGCGGCGGCGCTGTCGATGCCAGGATCCATGCTTGCTTCACTTTGAACAAGTCGGAGctagaaaagttggttgaaaaatcCTCCAAATTTTCTTGTTTGAAGATCAAGATTTACCAGCGCAGTGGTGACGAGGGCAGCGGGTGTGGGTTAGTGATGAAGAGTAGTAAGATGTTAGGATGCGTTGAGGTGCAGTTGGATGTCAAGAGTATTGTGGAGAGCAGCGGCTACAACCGCGCCTGCCCCATCCGGAGCGGGTGGATCCCAATCCGGAGCGGGGCGGATGTGGATGTGAAGCTCCACTTGAATGTGCGGGCTGAGCCCGACCCGAGATTCGTGTTCCAGTTCGACGGAGAGCCTGAGTGCAGCCCGCAGATCTTCCAGATCAACGGGAACCTCGTCAAGCAGCCTGTCTTCACCTGCAAATTCACCTTCCGAAACTGCAGCGAGAGGAATTCAAGATCCAG ATGCTCGATTTCGACATCAGAGCGAGGCGCGGGAGCGTGGTGTTTGGGTTTGAATAAGGAGGAAGGAGGTGAAGTTGGAGAAGAGAGGAAGGGGTGGTCGATCACCATCCACGATCTATCGGGGTCGCCGGTGGCGGCGGCGTCGATGGTGACGCCGTTCGTGCCATCGCCAGGCGCCGACAGCGTGGGGAGATCGAATCCGGGGTCGTGGCTGATCCTACGGCCGGGGTACAGCGCGTGGAAGCCGTGGGGCCGCCTGGAGGTCTGGCGAGAGAGCGCCAACGTCTGCTATCGCTTCGAGCTCATCCCCGATGGCGCCCTCGACGCGATACCGCTCGCCAGTTCCAACGTCAGTGCCAAAACAGGAGGGAAATTCGTCGTCGACATCACGACGGGCCCCACCCCCATGGCTAGTCCAAGCAGCAGCTTCGATTTCAGCTCCGGGTGCGGGTCGTCGTCGGCGTCCGGGTCAGGATCATGGGCGCACCTGCTGTACCGGGGGTTCGTGATGTCGTCCACGGTGGGGGGAGTGAAGCCGGTGGTGGAGGTGGGCGTGCAGCACGTGACTTGCACGGAGGATGCGGCTGCGTTTGTGGCCCTTGCTGCCGCCATGGATCTCAGCATGGATGCTTGCCGCCTCTTCTCGCAGAAACTCAAGAAGGAACTAAGGCAACCGGATCTTTGCTGA
- the LOC125222704 gene encoding uncharacterized protein LOC125222704 isoform X2, with the protein MYRQYYSRNQRNRGIKLKGSIGGLIRIRRKTIRPMYDEIESEEETTEEDEHEEEKLDAEVDQEETDITDGAREDGTVRESEGEIGDDSNGRKQEKSVEFGDHERGDKSSHEDGGASSSLTHDNHTGMAENEEGVVGISDQQHLEHILEQKNKENRGEEAYDGEIKKWLKVNGGEISADANPSSATQIVTNITTEENNLDSSEEGSSLTEAPTDNNSESSNSTTDVSANIPKSSEQNFTESVTELDQDQRIATENTSTKGSNLKTSIGLQQVNASTLGVENYLADSNSTGHTEPKSRSQTLTISPNSGRWNEHTKE; encoded by the exons ATGTACAGGCAGTACTATAGTAGGAACCAGAGAAATAGGGGAATCAAGCTTAA AGGAAGTATTGGTGGACTTATAAGGATCAGAAGGAAGACTATCCGTCCCATGTATGACGAGATTGAATCTGAAGAGGAGACCACTGAAGAAGACGAGCATGAAGAAGAGAAATTAGATGCAGAGGTTGATCAAGAAGAGACTGACATTACTGATGGGGCCAGAGAAGATGGTACTGTCAGAGAAAGTGAAGGAGAAATAGGTGATGATAGCAATGGCAGAAAGCAGGAGAAGTCTGTGGAGTTTGGTGATCATGAAAGAGGTGATAAGAGTAGCCATGAGGATGGTGGTGCATCAAGTTCCCTGACTCATGATAACCACACTGGAATGGCTGAAAATGAGGAAGGAGTTGTGGGAATCTCTGATCAACAACACCTTGAACACATTTTGGAacagaaaaacaaagaaaatcgTGGCGAGGAAGCATATGATGGTGAGATAAAGAAATGGTTGAAGGTGAATGGTGGTGAAATATCTGCTGATGCCAATCCATCAAGTGCAACACAAATTGTGACAAATATTACAACTGAGGAAAACAATTTGGACAGTTCAGAGGAGGGCTCATCGTTGACAGAAGCACCTACTGATAATAATTCAGAATCAAGCAACAGCACAACTGATGTCTCAGCAAATATTCCCAAGTCATCGGAGCAAAATTTCACTGAGAGTGTGACCGAGTTAGATCAGGACCAGAGAATTGCTACTGAAAACACATCAACCAAAGGATCCAACTTAAAAACTAGTATTGGTCTTCAGCAGGTGAATGCTTCTACCTTAGGCGTGGAAAATTATCTTGCAGACTCTAACTCAACAGGTCACACTGAACCCAAAAGTCGGAGTCAAACCTTGACGATTTCTCCAAACTCTGGAAGATGGAACGAACATACAAAAGAATGA
- the LOC125222704 gene encoding uncharacterized protein LOC125222704 isoform X3 produces MYDEIESEEETTEEDEHEEEKLDAEVDQEETDITDGAREDGTVRESEGEIGDDSNGRKQEKSVEFGDHERGDKSSHEDGGASSSLTHDNHTGMAENEEGVVGISDQQHLEHILEQKNKENRGEEAYDGEIKKWLKVNGGEISADANPSSATQIVTNITTEENNLDSSEEGSSLTEAPTDNNSESSNSTTDVSANIPKSSEQNFTESVTELDQDQRIATENTSTKGSNLKTSIGLQQVNASTLGVENYLADSNSTGHTEPKSRSQTLTISPNSGRWNEHTKE; encoded by the coding sequence ATGTATGACGAGATTGAATCTGAAGAGGAGACCACTGAAGAAGACGAGCATGAAGAAGAGAAATTAGATGCAGAGGTTGATCAAGAAGAGACTGACATTACTGATGGGGCCAGAGAAGATGGTACTGTCAGAGAAAGTGAAGGAGAAATAGGTGATGATAGCAATGGCAGAAAGCAGGAGAAGTCTGTGGAGTTTGGTGATCATGAAAGAGGTGATAAGAGTAGCCATGAGGATGGTGGTGCATCAAGTTCCCTGACTCATGATAACCACACTGGAATGGCTGAAAATGAGGAAGGAGTTGTGGGAATCTCTGATCAACAACACCTTGAACACATTTTGGAacagaaaaacaaagaaaatcgTGGCGAGGAAGCATATGATGGTGAGATAAAGAAATGGTTGAAGGTGAATGGTGGTGAAATATCTGCTGATGCCAATCCATCAAGTGCAACACAAATTGTGACAAATATTACAACTGAGGAAAACAATTTGGACAGTTCAGAGGAGGGCTCATCGTTGACAGAAGCACCTACTGATAATAATTCAGAATCAAGCAACAGCACAACTGATGTCTCAGCAAATATTCCCAAGTCATCGGAGCAAAATTTCACTGAGAGTGTGACCGAGTTAGATCAGGACCAGAGAATTGCTACTGAAAACACATCAACCAAAGGATCCAACTTAAAAACTAGTATTGGTCTTCAGCAGGTGAATGCTTCTACCTTAGGCGTGGAAAATTATCTTGCAGACTCTAACTCAACAGGTCACACTGAACCCAAAAGTCGGAGTCAAACCTTGACGATTTCTCCAAACTCTGGAAGATGGAACGAACATACAAAAGAATGA
- the LOC125222704 gene encoding uncharacterized protein LOC125222704 isoform X1, whose protein sequence is MYRQYYSRNQRNRGIKLKYALQISLLVAICFWLIYQVECSHDKNEEFEASDEKDFLNRGSIGGLIRIRRKTIRPMYDEIESEEETTEEDEHEEEKLDAEVDQEETDITDGAREDGTVRESEGEIGDDSNGRKQEKSVEFGDHERGDKSSHEDGGASSSLTHDNHTGMAENEEGVVGISDQQHLEHILEQKNKENRGEEAYDGEIKKWLKVNGGEISADANPSSATQIVTNITTEENNLDSSEEGSSLTEAPTDNNSESSNSTTDVSANIPKSSEQNFTESVTELDQDQRIATENTSTKGSNLKTSIGLQQVNASTLGVENYLADSNSTGHTEPKSRSQTLTISPNSGRWNEHTKE, encoded by the coding sequence ATGTACAGGCAGTACTATAGTAGGAACCAGAGAAATAGGGGAATCAAGCTTAAGTATGCTCTGCAAATTAGCTTACTTGTTGCTATATGCTTTTGGTTGATTTACCAAGTTGAGTGTTCTCATGATAAGAACGAAGAATTTGAAGCAAGTGATGAAAAAGATTTTCTGAACAGAGGAAGTATTGGTGGACTTATAAGGATCAGAAGGAAGACTATCCGTCCCATGTATGACGAGATTGAATCTGAAGAGGAGACCACTGAAGAAGACGAGCATGAAGAAGAGAAATTAGATGCAGAGGTTGATCAAGAAGAGACTGACATTACTGATGGGGCCAGAGAAGATGGTACTGTCAGAGAAAGTGAAGGAGAAATAGGTGATGATAGCAATGGCAGAAAGCAGGAGAAGTCTGTGGAGTTTGGTGATCATGAAAGAGGTGATAAGAGTAGCCATGAGGATGGTGGTGCATCAAGTTCCCTGACTCATGATAACCACACTGGAATGGCTGAAAATGAGGAAGGAGTTGTGGGAATCTCTGATCAACAACACCTTGAACACATTTTGGAacagaaaaacaaagaaaatcgTGGCGAGGAAGCATATGATGGTGAGATAAAGAAATGGTTGAAGGTGAATGGTGGTGAAATATCTGCTGATGCCAATCCATCAAGTGCAACACAAATTGTGACAAATATTACAACTGAGGAAAACAATTTGGACAGTTCAGAGGAGGGCTCATCGTTGACAGAAGCACCTACTGATAATAATTCAGAATCAAGCAACAGCACAACTGATGTCTCAGCAAATATTCCCAAGTCATCGGAGCAAAATTTCACTGAGAGTGTGACCGAGTTAGATCAGGACCAGAGAATTGCTACTGAAAACACATCAACCAAAGGATCCAACTTAAAAACTAGTATTGGTCTTCAGCAGGTGAATGCTTCTACCTTAGGCGTGGAAAATTATCTTGCAGACTCTAACTCAACAGGTCACACTGAACCCAAAAGTCGGAGTCAAACCTTGACGATTTCTCCAAACTCTGGAAGATGGAACGAACATACAAAAGAATGA
- the LOC125221243 gene encoding agamous-like MADS-box protein AGL62, which translates to MVISSEGEKKKKKKTQGKMKIEIKKIESLSSRRVAFSKRRMGLFKKASELCVRCDTEIAIIVQSLGKHIHSFGHNSTDAVIDRYLGGGDAPAVDSNTKELYEHCYSHVVKELELEKKRRDVAEEAKKTEGGVFWWNQGEEEMELDEMEQFAMALDELSKKADLRANDLMSSCLQQQLAVASTSASAPNQMGNNLDPN; encoded by the coding sequence ATGGTGATATCGAGCGAaggggagaagaagaagaagaagaagacgcaGGGGAAAATGAAAATCGAAATCAAGAAGATCGAGAGCTTGAGCAGCCGCCGAGTCGCCTTCTCGAAGCGGCGCATGGGGCTGTTCAAGAAAGCGAGCGAGCTCTGCGTTCGGTGCGACACCGAGATCGCCATCATCGTCCAATCCCTCGGCAAGCACATCCACTCCTTCGGCCACAACTCCACCGACGCCGTCATCGACCGCTACCTCGGCGGCGGCGATGCCCCTGCGGTCGACAGTAACACCAAGGAATTGTACGAGCACTGCTACTCTCACGTGGTAAAGGAGTTGGAATTGGAGAAGAAGCGGAGGGACGTGGCCGAGGAGGCGAAGAAGACTGAGGGGGGTGTGTTTTGGTGGAATCAGGGTGAGGAGGAGATGGAATTGGATGAAATGGAGCAGTTCGCGATGGCGCTGGATGAGCTGTCGAAGAAGGCCGATCTTAGGGCTAATGATCTCATGAGTTCGTGCTTGCAGCAGCAGCTGGCGGTCGCCTCCACCTCAGCCTCCGCGCCGAATCAGATGGGGAATAATTTGGATCCTAATTAA